Proteins encoded by one window of Candidatus Odinarchaeum yellowstonii:
- a CDS encoding 50S ribosome-binding GTPase, giving the protein MNPFLEGKRALICFLKNNPHDHVIYKLKLEELKTLVKSLNIEIVDNVIQTRIKPASNYCFGKGRVLAVKERVNAENIDLIIFYNRLNSKQRLNLNRVLERPVLDRNDIVFELFRRGASDKLSVLQIEYAEISRMLPYYKLIVKEKFMSDRAFLGSSGEYGYHNTLKAYTRKLCKIKEEMDAYFQDKLSQIEKRKALNKPTVCISGYYNAGKTTLFNFLTGESKEVSDRPFTTLVSKYQIGKSDKDIFFIDTIGFVADMDLNVLKSFSLNMLDIINADLILFTVSLDDELEAIKFKIQQGFEIYRDLQIDFDKILLVFTKIDLLDEDVFEEYKSSLAELYSPDKTVFISVFSGAGLNKLMEKIKLNLKPQANPVRIF; this is encoded by the coding sequence ATGAATCCGTTTTTAGAGGGGAAGCGCGCTCTCATCTGCTTTCTTAAAAATAACCCTCACGACCATGTAATTTATAAGCTTAAATTAGAAGAGTTAAAAACTCTTGTGAAATCTCTGAACATAGAAATTGTTGACAATGTTATTCAAACCCGGATTAAACCCGCCTCCAATTATTGTTTCGGTAAAGGTAGAGTGTTAGCTGTTAAAGAGCGGGTTAACGCTGAAAATATTGATTTAATCATATTTTATAATCGCTTGAATAGTAAGCAGAGACTGAACTTAAACCGGGTTTTAGAAAGACCAGTCCTAGATAGAAACGACATAGTCTTCGAATTATTTCGGAGAGGAGCTTCTGATAAACTCTCTGTTCTACAAATAGAATACGCTGAAATATCTAGAATGCTGCCCTACTATAAGTTAATCGTGAAAGAGAAATTTATGAGTGATAGAGCTTTTCTAGGTTCAAGCGGCGAATACGGTTACCATAACACGCTGAAAGCTTATACTCGCAAACTCTGTAAGATCAAAGAAGAAATGGACGCCTATTTTCAAGATAAATTATCGCAGATTGAAAAAAGAAAGGCTTTGAATAAGCCAACAGTATGCATATCCGGCTACTATAACGCCGGTAAAACAACGCTTTTCAACTTTTTAACAGGTGAAAGTAAAGAGGTAAGCGATAGACCTTTCACCACCTTGGTGAGCAAGTACCAAATAGGTAAATCTGATAAAGATATATTTTTCATAGATACGATAGGTTTTGTCGCTGATATGGATTTAAACGTGTTAAAATCTTTTTCACTTAACATGTTAGATATAATAAACGCTGATCTTATTCTATTTACGGTAAGCTTAGACGATGAATTGGAAGCTATTAAATTTAAAATTCAGCAAGGTTTTGAAATCTACCGTGACCTTCAAATCGACTTTGATAAAATATTACTGGTTTTCACTAAAATAGACCTGCTTGACGAGGATGTCTTCGAAGAGTATAAGTCGAGTTTAGCAGAATTATACTCTCCTGATAAAACTGTTTTCATATCTGTTTTCTCTGGTGCTGGTTTAAACAAGTTAATGGAGAAAATTAAATTAAACTTAAAACCCCAAGCTAACCCAGTTAGAATATTTTAA
- the larA gene encoding nickel-dependent lactate racemase: protein MEIKIPYGSTFQKITVNEDNILRIVYPNAVKKHDERNVLEHAFNHPIGSPSLSEFLDDIPRFIILVNDAQRSTPTSKILNFIEPQLEGRDFIFLVATGDHRAPTEAEIKQILGDKLYSKYRDRVIYHDSKNSDLYYFGKTSRGTEIYLNKLLADYGVIIAINSLEPHYFAGYTGGRKSLVPGVAGYKTITQNHSLSLYREAQLTRLKGNPVHEDFEEIAKIVLKKIKIFAINTVIDGEGAIYACATGDIIKSFYQLVEAAEDVYCARIPCKADIVVTVARPPLDINLYQAQKAIESAKIAVKDGGVIILVAECREGIGPPDFYNLMKESDSPDEVFAKIKSNYKLGYHKTAKLIETAMFSNIFIVSNMKPEVFEGTFIKPFSNIANALQEAVKITGASSKILFLMDGGTVAPIIK from the coding sequence TTGGAGATTAAGATACCTTACGGTTCCACCTTTCAAAAAATAACTGTGAACGAGGATAATATTCTCAGAATAGTCTACCCTAACGCTGTGAAGAAACATGATGAGAGAAATGTGCTTGAACATGCCTTTAATCACCCTATTGGGAGTCCAAGCTTATCTGAGTTCTTAGATGATATTCCACGGTTCATAATATTGGTTAACGACGCTCAGAGATCAACGCCGACATCTAAAATATTAAATTTCATCGAACCTCAGCTAGAAGGGCGGGATTTTATTTTCTTAGTAGCTACAGGCGATCACAGAGCACCTACAGAGGCTGAGATCAAGCAAATTTTAGGTGATAAACTTTACTCTAAGTACCGTGATAGAGTCATATACCATGATAGCAAGAACTCTGATTTATATTACTTCGGTAAAACCAGCAGAGGGACTGAAATCTACTTGAATAAGTTGCTTGCCGATTACGGTGTTATAATCGCTATAAACTCGCTTGAACCGCATTACTTTGCAGGATACACAGGTGGAAGGAAGAGTCTCGTCCCAGGTGTAGCAGGATATAAAACTATAACTCAAAACCACTCTCTTTCACTGTATAGAGAAGCTCAGTTAACACGGCTTAAAGGTAACCCTGTTCACGAGGACTTCGAGGAGATTGCTAAAATAGTGTTAAAGAAGATTAAAATATTCGCGATTAACACGGTCATCGACGGCGAGGGGGCTATCTATGCCTGTGCTACAGGTGATATAATAAAATCCTTTTACCAGCTTGTGGAAGCTGCTGAAGATGTTTACTGTGCTAGAATACCCTGTAAAGCTGACATCGTTGTTACAGTCGCGCGTCCCCCGCTGGACATAAATCTCTACCAAGCTCAGAAAGCTATCGAATCAGCTAAAATAGCGGTGAAAGATGGAGGTGTGATAATACTAGTCGCTGAATGCCGTGAGGGGATAGGCCCCCCAGACTTTTACAACTTGATGAAAGAATCCGATAGCCCAGATGAGGTATTCGCTAAAATAAAAAGTAATTATAAGCTAGGTTACCATAAGACGGCGAAGCTTATCGAAACCGCTATGTTCTCGAATATATTTATTGTCTCAAATATGAAACCGGAAGTATTCGAAGGCACATTTATAAAACCCTTCTCGAATATCGCTAACGCTCTTCAAGAAGCTGTTAAAATAACAGGTGCGTCTTCGAAAATACTGTTTCTAATGGATGGTGGGACAGTCGCTCCGATAATTAAATAG
- a CDS encoding isocitrate/isopropylmalate dehydrogenase family protein produces the protein MVKVTLIPGDGIGPEITEAMLNCVEATGADIQWDRVSAGAVALEKYGTPLPEETVNSFKKTHVLLKGPITTSFGSGFRSVTVALRQAFDLYANVRPAKSVEGVDSRFKNVDLIIIRENTEGSYFGIEFQKSSPELKELIQLLKKTHNIMLEEDAAITLKKISVRASQRIVKFAFDYAVENNRKKVTCVHKANIHKFSDGLFIEEARKIAQSYPDIIYEEKVVDNMAMQLVMKPEEYDVIVTPNLYGDILSDLAAGLVGGLGLLAGANIGAEYAMFEPVHGSAPKYAGLNKVNPTAMINSAIMMLRHLKMFSEAELLEKATLKVIKEGVKVTYDLYNRPSGSPVGTMEMADEIVRQIELLKSKGE, from the coding sequence ATGGTTAAAGTTACACTGATACCCGGAGATGGAATAGGCCCTGAAATCACAGAGGCCATGTTGAATTGTGTTGAAGCTACAGGGGCAGATATTCAGTGGGATAGGGTTTCAGCAGGTGCAGTAGCTCTAGAAAAATACGGGACACCTCTGCCAGAGGAAACAGTGAATTCTTTTAAGAAAACGCACGTTCTCCTCAAGGGTCCGATAACAACCAGCTTCGGCTCCGGTTTCAGATCAGTTACAGTAGCCTTAAGGCAAGCTTTTGATTTATATGCTAATGTTCGGCCGGCTAAATCTGTTGAAGGAGTGGATTCAAGGTTTAAAAACGTTGATTTAATTATTATAAGGGAGAACACTGAAGGATCCTATTTCGGTATAGAGTTTCAGAAGTCTTCACCTGAATTAAAGGAGTTAATCCAGCTTCTCAAAAAAACTCATAACATAATGCTTGAAGAAGATGCGGCTATAACTCTTAAAAAAATATCTGTGAGGGCCTCGCAGAGAATTGTGAAGTTTGCTTTCGATTACGCTGTTGAAAATAATAGAAAAAAAGTTACATGCGTTCATAAAGCTAACATACACAAATTTAGTGATGGGCTTTTCATTGAAGAGGCTAGAAAAATAGCTCAATCCTACCCTGATATAATATACGAGGAGAAAGTTGTAGATAACATGGCGATGCAGCTGGTTATGAAACCTGAAGAGTACGATGTAATAGTCACACCTAACCTATATGGTGATATACTTTCAGATCTAGCTGCTGGTTTAGTAGGTGGTCTAGGCCTGTTAGCTGGAGCTAACATAGGCGCAGAATACGCTATGTTCGAGCCGGTTCACGGCTCAGCGCCTAAATACGCGGGTTTGAATAAAGTGAATCCTACAGCTATGATTAACAGTGCGATTATGATGTTGAGACATCTTAAAATGTTTTCTGAAGCTGAACTGCTGGAGAAAGCTACCTTAAAAGTTATTAAGGAAGGAGTTAAAGTAACATATGACTTGTATAATAGGCCTTCAGGTTCACCGGTTGGCACAATGGAGATGGCTGATGAGATAGTCCGTCAAATCGAATTATTGAAAAGTAAAGGTGAGTAA
- a CDS encoding radical SAM protein, whose protein sequence is MIEESGQTIKSKVDTGSMIEVFKGVTENILVRRILKGISKYCKFDKDSRLDVALQIYTGKRDKACPWCKIAAKIIAPILKLGGSSFGVTSKDLKERFSDVYWRRGLANVIKGIAQFGVRKPFVPGAPFQVVWNITRKCNLRCKHCYENAGVADPDELTTEQAMKVIDKLAEAGVVILAFSGGEPTIRKDILKLIRHAHNRGMYVACATNALTFADREVVKKFKNAGLEFAQISLDGLDPRTHDEFRGVKGAFNKTVEGIKNCVAEGLFVEVATTVTHYNYKEIPDLIKFVDSLGADWFMVYNFVPTGRGVDIIDQDLTPQEREELLTILWNTLAENKAKVNCLSTAPQFARVAIQQTEKAMGVTLSGEECNQVIIPTHFYNPSFSGKLKNLASFIGGCGAGRFYMAIEPNGDLYPCVFFPHEKEVLLGNIYRDDFQDIWVNNRVLKECRDKDILEENCGSCEFRYYCGGCRARSFNYFKDLRAPDPGCIRNEEAWDKLRSIIQSGYVKEFVGPDILLKKVTS, encoded by the coding sequence ATGATTGAAGAAAGCGGTCAAACAATTAAATCTAAAGTCGACACAGGCTCGATGATAGAAGTTTTCAAAGGCGTCACCGAGAACATTCTGGTTAGAAGAATTCTTAAAGGAATCTCAAAATACTGTAAGTTCGATAAAGACAGCAGGCTAGATGTAGCTTTACAAATTTATACTGGGAAACGGGATAAGGCCTGCCCATGGTGTAAGATCGCCGCTAAGATTATAGCTCCTATACTTAAATTAGGTGGCTCATCCTTCGGGGTAACCTCTAAAGATTTAAAAGAAAGATTCTCAGACGTTTACTGGCGTAGAGGGTTAGCTAACGTTATAAAAGGTATAGCGCAATTCGGTGTGAGGAAGCCTTTCGTTCCAGGAGCCCCGTTTCAAGTCGTCTGGAATATAACAAGAAAATGTAATCTTAGGTGCAAACACTGCTATGAAAACGCGGGAGTAGCTGACCCTGATGAATTGACAACCGAGCAGGCGATGAAAGTTATAGATAAACTTGCGGAAGCGGGTGTGGTAATACTGGCTTTTTCAGGCGGGGAACCGACGATTAGAAAAGATATTTTAAAACTTATAAGACACGCCCATAACCGTGGCATGTATGTAGCGTGCGCCACTAATGCTTTAACTTTCGCTGACCGTGAAGTTGTGAAAAAATTTAAAAACGCGGGTTTAGAATTCGCGCAGATAAGTTTAGACGGGTTAGATCCGAGAACTCATGATGAATTCAGAGGCGTGAAAGGAGCGTTTAATAAAACAGTTGAAGGGATTAAAAACTGTGTAGCAGAGGGTCTCTTCGTAGAAGTCGCGACTACAGTCACTCATTACAACTATAAAGAGATACCTGATTTGATAAAATTCGTTGACAGCCTCGGAGCTGACTGGTTTATGGTATATAATTTCGTTCCAACTGGGAGAGGAGTTGACATCATAGATCAAGATTTAACACCACAGGAGAGAGAGGAGCTTTTAACAATTTTATGGAATACTTTAGCGGAGAATAAAGCTAAAGTTAACTGTCTTTCAACCGCACCCCAGTTTGCGAGAGTTGCAATACAGCAAACTGAGAAAGCTATGGGCGTTACTCTAAGCGGTGAAGAATGTAATCAGGTTATTATACCAACCCACTTTTATAATCCCTCTTTTTCAGGTAAACTGAAAAACCTCGCCTCCTTTATAGGCGGGTGCGGAGCCGGCAGATTCTATATGGCTATAGAGCCTAACGGTGACCTCTACCCGTGCGTTTTCTTCCCTCATGAAAAAGAGGTTTTATTAGGAAACATTTACAGAGATGATTTCCAGGATATATGGGTTAATAACAGGGTTCTAAAAGAGTGCAGAGATAAAGATATATTAGAGGAGAATTGCGGTAGCTGCGAGTTTAGATATTACTGTGGGGGTTGCAGAGCTAGATCATTCAACTACTTTAAAGATCTTAGAGCACCTGACCCCGGTTGCATAAGAAACGAGGAAGCCTGGGATAAGTTACGAAGCATCATTCAAAGCGGATACGTTAAAGAATTCGTTGGACCTGATATACTTCTCAAAAAAGTTACCAGTTAA
- a CDS encoding adenylate kinase: protein MRFILTGVPGAGKTTVCNKLAEKMSNLSVVNYGDVIFEEAKKLYPSIIQVREDTRKLPRADYRNIQIEAAKKISLITDNLIVDTHMSLKTPYGFYPGLIPETINIIQPDGIILLEFNPRDVIARREKDRLAGKRVTRDMESETDILLHQQVNRMFAVSYSAINQCYVKIIDLTWPQEYEFQHTEYAVNKIIEMLNFKI, encoded by the coding sequence ATGCGATTTATTTTAACAGGTGTTCCAGGGGCTGGAAAAACCACCGTATGCAATAAACTTGCCGAGAAAATGAGTAATCTATCAGTAGTCAATTACGGTGATGTAATCTTCGAGGAAGCTAAAAAATTATATCCGAGTATTATTCAAGTAAGGGAGGATACGCGTAAACTCCCTAGAGCAGACTACAGGAATATTCAGATTGAAGCCGCTAAAAAAATCAGTTTAATAACGGATAATCTCATAGTGGACACGCATATGTCGCTTAAAACACCCTACGGCTTCTATCCGGGTTTAATACCTGAAACAATTAACATAATCCAGCCTGACGGAATAATTCTTTTAGAGTTTAATCCAAGGGATGTCATCGCTAGAAGAGAGAAAGACAGGTTAGCAGGGAAGCGCGTTACACGTGACATGGAGAGTGAAACAGATATACTTTTACATCAACAAGTGAATCGAATGTTCGCTGTCAGCTACTCTGCTATAAACCAATGTTATGTTAAAATAATAGATTTAACTTGGCCTCAAGAATATGAGTTTCAGCACACTGAGTACGCTGTAAACAAGATAATAGAGATGTTAAATTTTAAAATATAA
- a CDS encoding E2F family transcription factor, giving the protein MKLVELTRKVVDCLINSPKPLSAIEITQRVKIPVEKKRRIYDVLDVLEVLNVIKISRRGNEKLAQWVSPQEKPVLKESLTVEERLEDKPHCVVNVDLVFPSSDYKNLSNPTWQEMMVRDVKRNIKGLLDIIVNEIKLTEAKKILAASR; this is encoded by the coding sequence TTGAAACTAGTGGAGCTTACTAGAAAGGTCGTTGACTGTCTTATAAACTCCCCTAAACCCTTATCGGCGATTGAAATAACGCAGAGAGTGAAGATTCCGGTTGAGAAGAAGAGGAGAATTTACGATGTTTTAGACGTGTTAGAAGTTTTAAATGTAATAAAAATCTCTAGGCGAGGTAATGAGAAATTAGCTCAATGGGTTTCCCCTCAGGAGAAACCAGTGTTAAAGGAATCTTTAACTGTGGAGGAGAGGTTGGAGGATAAACCTCACTGCGTGGTTAACGTTGATCTTGTTTTCCCGTCATCGGATTATAAGAATTTAAGTAATCCTACTTGGCAGGAAATGATGGTTCGAGATGTTAAAAGAAATATTAAAGGTTTGCTGGATATCATAGTTAATGAGATTAAATTAACGGAGGCTAAGAAGATTTTAGCCGCTTCTAGATAA
- a CDS encoding GTP-binding protein, giving the protein MFDLTRISSFNNLDSWVGELHRYVETMIPFIIIGNKRDLEHIREVEREAALKYSEKWAAPYLETSAKTGEGVDKCFTSISIRLLGEFADYNVNC; this is encoded by the coding sequence GTGTTTGATTTAACTAGAATCTCCTCTTTTAATAACTTAGACAGTTGGGTTGGCGAGCTTCACAGATATGTTGAAACTATGATACCGTTCATTATAATAGGTAATAAGAGAGACTTAGAACATATTAGAGAAGTTGAACGTGAAGCTGCTTTAAAATATTCGGAAAAATGGGCTGCCCCTTATTTGGAGACCAGCGCTAAAACAGGTGAGGGGGTAGATAAATGTTTTACAAGTATTTCGATACGTCTTCTCGGAGAGTTCGCAGATTATAATGTTAACTGTTAA
- a CDS encoding GTP-binding protein, which produces MLKRTYSFKIILLGDPGVGKTSLIRRFVQNSFEAEYKATIGVDIMAKTVQLSNVTVKLSLWDIAGQDKFRSFRNVFYRGLQLL; this is translated from the coding sequence TTGTTAAAGCGTACTTATAGTTTTAAAATTATTTTACTTGGTGATCCGGGTGTTGGTAAAACATCGCTAATCCGTAGGTTTGTTCAAAACAGTTTCGAAGCGGAGTATAAGGCGACTATAGGTGTGGATATCATGGCTAAAACAGTGCAATTAAGTAATGTAACTGTTAAACTTTCCTTATGGGATATTGCTGGGCAGGATAAATTCAGATCTTTTAGAAATGTTTTTTATAGGGGGCTTCAGCTGCTATAA
- a CDS encoding Lrp/AsnC family transcriptional regulator, giving the protein MLKTSFHSIIETTIKDYFDKKNVWSEFLEPPVIFNMDQANLAREIFRRYVSKIIPETIIEDLEYLLLYKLSDKSLREKLLKEWCDKKNSDVEDATKITYEFDDGSCYRSVYDLILYDKITNGLFLPTILENLKKLEKYNYTLNLKDACHYIRLHSLLTYTLELDSTDIKIIELLSKDPLISNNEAASRLGLSRNTFANRLLRLQKRGCIFFNGRINLEKLGLKILTIMTDQQLPKLPYMRIVQELRGGSTVYLYSFNVPEGFLVEFIDLIKPYIRNAEYWIDEGPGRHSLSIRNSYDTVNKRWAFNWENWALWVRKVLAESWHTLYVSGDVEESILEEKSGSVKLDYDILDLELLNQLSYDFKQPIRDISLKLGVSPTTIYDRKTRLISSGVIKPTLFVENIGLDEHVFIKIKGSEKIINSVESGLLDLPSVYIFRVRNLRGEKALNAYLFLPKGSLVMVDYTLKNYLEDIGEEVDFKLFYRLKQNYLSQGLPFTFENGYLYKEDFKKWVFPQKTIIKIFKGGS; this is encoded by the coding sequence ATGCTTAAAACCAGTTTCCACTCCATTATTGAAACAACCATTAAAGATTATTTTGATAAAAAAAATGTTTGGAGTGAATTTTTAGAGCCGCCTGTAATCTTTAACATGGATCAAGCTAACTTAGCGCGTGAAATTTTTAGAAGATATGTTTCAAAAATAATCCCTGAAACAATAATAGAGGATCTTGAATATCTGCTTCTTTATAAATTATCTGATAAATCTCTACGAGAGAAATTATTGAAGGAGTGGTGTGATAAAAAAAACTCTGATGTCGAAGACGCTACTAAAATAACCTATGAATTTGATGATGGTTCATGTTACCGCTCCGTTTACGATCTTATTCTATATGATAAGATCACAAATGGCTTATTTCTTCCCACGATCTTAGAAAACTTGAAAAAATTAGAAAAATACAATTACACTCTTAATTTAAAAGATGCGTGCCACTATATTCGACTCCACTCCCTTCTAACATATACCTTGGAATTAGATTCAACGGATATTAAAATCATAGAGCTACTTAGTAAAGACCCTCTTATCTCTAATAATGAAGCCGCCAGCAGGCTCGGATTGTCAAGGAATACTTTTGCAAACCGTCTGCTAAGACTTCAGAAGCGTGGATGTATCTTCTTCAACGGGCGGATAAATCTTGAAAAACTCGGTTTAAAAATTCTAACAATTATGACGGATCAACAGCTTCCCAAGCTTCCTTATATGAGAATCGTCCAGGAGCTGCGTGGTGGTTCAACAGTATATCTTTACTCGTTTAATGTTCCTGAGGGGTTTCTAGTCGAGTTCATAGATTTAATTAAACCTTATATTAGAAACGCTGAATACTGGATTGATGAGGGACCTGGAAGACACTCTCTCTCAATACGTAACTCTTATGATACTGTTAATAAGAGGTGGGCTTTTAACTGGGAGAACTGGGCTTTATGGGTGAGAAAAGTTTTAGCTGAGTCATGGCACACCCTTTACGTTTCAGGTGACGTAGAGGAGTCCATTTTGGAGGAGAAGTCTGGCTCGGTGAAATTAGATTATGATATACTAGACTTAGAGTTATTGAATCAGCTAAGCTATGATTTTAAGCAGCCTATACGTGATATTTCCCTTAAACTAGGTGTTTCCCCTACGACTATTTATGATAGAAAGACGCGTTTAATTTCAAGCGGTGTTATTAAACCAACTTTATTTGTTGAAAACATTGGCCTAGATGAACATGTATTTATTAAAATTAAAGGCTCTGAGAAGATTATAAATTCTGTTGAATCAGGTTTATTAGATCTACCTAGTGTTTACATTTTTCGGGTTAGAAATCTACGCGGAGAGAAGGCTCTTAATGCATATCTATTTCTTCCTAAAGGAAGTCTTGTAATGGTTGATTACACATTAAAAAACTACCTGGAAGATATCGGTGAAGAAGTTGATTTCAAGCTTTTCTACCGGCTTAAACAAAATTATCTTTCTCAAGGTCTGCCGTTTACATTTGAAAACGGGTATCTATATAAAGAAGATTTTAAAAAATGGGTTTTCCCACAAAAAACTATAATTAAAATATTTAAAGGAGGTAGCTGA
- a CDS encoding 30S ribosomal protein S7, with the protein MAKALCKLTLEVVAVSDIKLFNKWDYDNLQVSDLGLQRYISLKPVILPHTGGRHEHKRFGKSEVPIVERFVNRLIALGLAKGKGGKHIKMCIATGKKQTAINIVKNAFEMVHLRTGKNPIQVLIDAIVNSAPREDTTRISYGGIVYHQSVDMSPQRRVDTALRFLAQGALKASKKNSTTIEECVAEELIAASENNPRSYAISRKEERERIAAAAR; encoded by the coding sequence ATAGCTAAAGCTTTATGTAAGCTTACTTTAGAAGTGGTTGCTGTGAGCGATATAAAACTGTTTAATAAATGGGATTATGACAACCTGCAGGTGAGCGATTTAGGTCTTCAAAGATATATATCGTTGAAACCGGTTATTCTACCTCATACCGGTGGTAGACATGAACATAAACGTTTCGGTAAATCAGAGGTTCCTATAGTGGAGAGATTCGTTAACAGGCTTATCGCGCTTGGTTTAGCTAAAGGTAAAGGCGGTAAACATATTAAGATGTGTATTGCTACAGGTAAGAAGCAGACGGCGATTAATATTGTTAAGAACGCTTTTGAGATGGTTCATTTAAGGACTGGTAAGAATCCTATCCAAGTTTTGATAGACGCTATTGTTAATTCCGCTCCCCGTGAGGATACTACTAGAATCAGCTACGGTGGGATAGTGTACCATCAATCTGTGGATATGTCTCCTCAGAGAAGAGTGGATACGGCTTTGAGATTTCTAGCTCAGGGTGCTTTGAAAGCCAGTAAGAAAAACTCCACCACTATTGAGGAATGTGTTGCTGAGGAGTTAATCGCGGCTTCTGAGAATAATCCTAGAAGCTATGCGATTAGCAGGAAAGAGGAGCGTGAAAGAATAGCTGCGGCTGCTAGGTAA
- a CDS encoding class I SAM-dependent methyltransferase, with protein sequence MPDKLGIEAKDFFNEEKAKSYEYNKNVTEIQLKIAERIRELIKLPCEAIILELGCGTGVTSNYFKKTSRVIGLDISVEMLKYAKNKNVEAVNADFKNIPFRDKVFTNIISISSLQWIWGSTPRQVIQKYTSIIKEIKRLIQIGGEVGIQFYPQSEEEFKLVAELFKKEGFTGGIIIDEPNNPRKIKKYLILKIIR encoded by the coding sequence ATGCCAGATAAACTAGGGATAGAAGCTAAAGATTTCTTCAACGAAGAGAAAGCTAAATCCTACGAGTATAATAAAAATGTTACAGAAATACAATTAAAAATAGCTGAGAGAATAAGGGAATTAATTAAATTACCCTGTGAAGCCATTATACTAGAATTAGGATGCGGAACAGGAGTAACCTCAAATTATTTTAAAAAAACCAGTAGGGTCATAGGTCTAGATATATCCGTGGAAATGTTAAAGTATGCTAAAAATAAGAATGTTGAAGCTGTAAACGCTGATTTTAAAAACATACCATTCAGAGACAAAGTTTTCACAAATATAATTTCAATTTCATCCCTTCAATGGATTTGGGGTAGCACACCTAGACAAGTAATCCAAAAATATACCTCTATCATCAAAGAGATTAAAAGATTGATTCAAATAGGGGGAGAAGTGGGGATACAATTCTATCCTCAAAGTGAGGAAGAATTTAAACTGGTAGCGGAATTATTTAAGAAAGAAGGTTTCACAGGCGGCATCATAATAGATGAACCGAATAATCCGAGGAAAATAAAAAAATATCTTATTTTAAAAATTATCCGATGA
- a CDS encoding DUF4184 family protein: protein MPLTPLHYPVAFILYHVSKRHLNLPVLIISSMIPDLEIPLIFFLTGGLIDRLILHSLIGGVVFGVPLTILVFYPLYKIFFKKIAGDISFNGASYKILVLSATIGVLSHTLLDSTQHPYNPLLWPISYNSFNNFILFGDLILASNLLYIIFTISTIAIIVYILLNGRGFLNQIFIG, encoded by the coding sequence TTGCCGCTCACACCTTTACACTATCCTGTTGCGTTTATTCTCTATCATGTTTCTAAGAGGCATTTGAACCTCCCTGTTTTAATAATATCTTCAATGATACCTGACTTAGAGATCCCTCTCATATTTTTCTTAACAGGCGGGTTAATCGATCGATTAATACTTCACAGTTTAATAGGTGGTGTAGTGTTCGGTGTGCCTTTAACTATACTCGTTTTTTACCCACTTTATAAAATATTTTTTAAAAAAATAGCTGGAGACATCTCATTTAATGGTGCTTCATATAAAATTTTAGTTTTATCAGCCACTATAGGGGTTTTATCTCACACTCTTTTAGATTCAACTCAACACCCTTATAATCCGTTGCTTTGGCCTATCTCCTATAACTCTTTTAATAACTTCATTTTATTCGGTGATCTAATTTTAGCTTCTAATCTTCTATATATTATATTCACAATATCTACGATAGCAATCATCGTATATATTTTATTGAATGGAAGAGGGTTTCTAAATCAAATTTTCATCGGATAA
- a CDS encoding cupin domain-containing protein translates to MYIKKVEDVKAELVAQEGVKGTYIQVLIDKERCGAVNFAMRRFIIKPGGEIGLHNHNWEHEIFVLKGKGIVKNGETTHEVEENTVIYIPPNEPHYYKNTGRTDLVFLCLIPIKN, encoded by the coding sequence ATGTATATTAAAAAAGTTGAAGATGTGAAAGCTGAATTAGTTGCCCAAGAAGGTGTTAAAGGAACTTATATTCAAGTCCTAATAGATAAAGAGAGATGCGGGGCCGTTAACTTCGCCATGAGGCGTTTCATAATTAAGCCTGGAGGGGAAATAGGCTTACATAATCATAACTGGGAGCATGAAATCTTCGTGTTAAAAGGTAAAGGCATCGTTAAAAACGGGGAGACAACGCACGAGGTCGAAGAGAATACTGTAATCTACATTCCACCTAATGAACCTCACTATTATAAGAATACAGGGCGGACAGATTTAGTATTTCTATGCCTGATTCCGATAAAAAATTAA